The proteins below come from a single Crossiella sp. CA-258035 genomic window:
- a CDS encoding polyadenylate-specific 3'-exoribonuclease AS, translated as MRFFYDCEFIEDGVTIDLVSIGVVSEDGREYYAVSTEFDPERAGPWVRQHVLAKLPPPSDPHWRSRNQIRRELLDFVTESDNQPELWAWFAAYDHVALAQLWGAMPALPPELPRFTRDLRQRWEDLGKPRLPGPPADAHDALADARHNYQRWQVMEQARLRKGFAVR; from the coding sequence GTGCGGTTCTTCTACGACTGTGAGTTCATCGAGGACGGGGTCACCATCGACCTCGTATCCATCGGGGTGGTGAGTGAGGACGGTCGTGAGTACTACGCCGTGTCCACCGAGTTCGACCCCGAGCGGGCGGGTCCGTGGGTGCGGCAGCACGTGCTCGCCAAACTGCCCCCGCCCTCGGATCCGCACTGGCGCAGCCGCAACCAGATCCGCCGCGAGCTGCTCGACTTCGTGACCGAGTCGGACAACCAGCCCGAGCTGTGGGCCTGGTTCGCCGCCTACGACCACGTGGCGCTGGCCCAGCTGTGGGGCGCGATGCCCGCGCTGCCGCCGGAGCTGCCCCGGTTCACCAGGGACCTGCGGCAGCGCTGGGAGGACCTGGGCAAGCCCCGGCTGCCCGGCCCGCCCGCCGACGCGCACGACGCGCTGGCCGACGCCCGGCACAACTACCAGCGCTGGCAGGTCATGGAGCAGGCCCGCCTGCGGAAGGGCTTCGCGGTCCGCTGA
- a CDS encoding 6-phosphofructokinase, whose amino-acid sequence MRIGVLTGGGDCPGLNAVIRAVVRKGVEVYGHDFVGFRNGWKGPIEGHTKPLGLDQVEDILTRGGTILGSSRTNPYKVEGGVEAIRKNLAELGVDALIAIGGEDTLGVAKRLTDDGIGVVGVPKTIDNDLGATDYTFGFDTAVHIATESIDRLRTTAESHHRALVVEVMGRHAGWIALHSGLAGGANVILVPEKPFSVDKVVEWVQRRFEREYAPIIVVAEGAVPENGAEVLLTGEKDAFGHVRLGGIGTWLAEEIAQRTGKESRAVILGHTQRGGTPTAYDRVLATRFGLHAVDAVNDGDFGVMVALKGTDIVRVKLAEATAELKTVPADRYAEAEVFFG is encoded by the coding sequence ATGCGCATTGGTGTGCTCACGGGTGGCGGCGACTGCCCGGGGCTGAACGCGGTCATCCGGGCGGTCGTCCGCAAGGGCGTGGAGGTCTACGGCCACGACTTCGTCGGCTTCCGCAACGGGTGGAAGGGCCCGATCGAGGGTCACACCAAGCCGCTGGGCCTGGACCAGGTCGAGGACATCCTGACTCGCGGCGGCACGATCCTGGGCAGCTCCCGGACCAACCCGTACAAGGTCGAGGGTGGCGTCGAGGCCATCCGGAAGAACCTGGCCGAACTGGGGGTGGACGCGCTCATCGCCATCGGCGGCGAGGACACCCTGGGCGTGGCCAAGCGGCTGACCGATGACGGCATCGGTGTGGTCGGCGTGCCGAAGACGATCGACAACGACCTGGGCGCGACGGACTACACCTTCGGCTTCGACACCGCGGTGCACATCGCCACCGAGTCCATCGACCGGTTGCGCACCACCGCCGAGTCGCATCACCGGGCCCTGGTCGTGGAGGTCATGGGGCGGCACGCGGGCTGGATCGCGCTGCACTCCGGGCTGGCCGGCGGCGCGAACGTGATCCTGGTGCCGGAGAAGCCGTTCAGCGTGGACAAGGTCGTCGAGTGGGTGCAGCGGCGGTTCGAGCGCGAGTACGCGCCGATCATCGTGGTGGCCGAGGGCGCGGTGCCGGAGAACGGGGCCGAGGTCCTGCTCACCGGTGAGAAGGACGCCTTCGGGCACGTCCGGCTCGGCGGCATCGGCACCTGGCTGGCCGAGGAGATCGCGCAGCGGACCGGCAAGGAGTCCAGGGCGGTGATCCTGGGGCACACCCAGCGCGGTGGCACCCCGACGGCCTACGACCGGGTGCTGGCCACGCGGTTCGGGCTGCACGCGGTGGACGCGGTCAACGACGGCGACTTCGGCGTGATGGTGGCGTTGAAGGGCACGGACATCGTGCGGGTGAAGCTGGCCGAGGCCACGGCTGAGCTGAAGACCGTGCCGGCCGACCGGTACGCCGAGGCCGAGGTCTTCTTCGGCTGA
- a CDS encoding glycoside hydrolase family 5 protein: protein MLTVAASASGLASPASAAPAGQLNAAQVVANMGAGWNLGNQLEANIDGTPSETAWGQPTVTQGLIDRVKAAGFKTIRIPVSYLRHIGSGPNYTINSSWLNRIQEVVNYAYNRGLHVLINMHGDGYKTISNSWLICDSSAQATIRAKYQKVWQQIAQRFQNYDQRLILESMNENFDGQYGNPTQPCYSNINSYNQIFVDTVRRAGGQNSSRWLLVPGWNTNIDYTAGNYGFVLPTDQYRSPSIPRNEKRIMISVHYYSPWDFAGEEKDTITQWGRGSTNPARKSTWGQEDYLESQLKKMYDTFVTKGYPVVVGEHGSIDKSSADSSNNRYRADYARAIVAVSKKYGAATVYWDNGENGRHGFGLFNRRTGAVTQQGIINAIMSAVR, encoded by the coding sequence GTGCTGACGGTTGCCGCTTCCGCGTCCGGTTTGGCGAGTCCGGCCTCGGCCGCCCCGGCCGGCCAACTGAACGCCGCGCAGGTCGTGGCCAACATGGGCGCGGGCTGGAACCTGGGCAACCAACTGGAAGCCAACATCGATGGCACACCCAGCGAAACGGCATGGGGCCAGCCCACCGTGACGCAGGGCCTCATCGACAGGGTGAAGGCGGCCGGGTTCAAGACAATCCGGATCCCGGTCTCCTACCTGCGGCACATCGGCTCCGGGCCGAACTACACGATCAACTCCTCCTGGCTGAACCGGATCCAGGAGGTCGTCAACTACGCCTACAACCGCGGCCTGCACGTGCTGATCAACATGCACGGTGACGGTTACAAGACCATCAGCAACTCCTGGCTGATCTGCGACTCCTCCGCGCAGGCCACCATCAGGGCCAAGTACCAGAAGGTGTGGCAGCAGATCGCGCAGCGGTTCCAGAACTACGACCAGCGCCTGATCCTGGAGTCGATGAACGAGAACTTCGACGGGCAGTACGGCAATCCGACGCAGCCGTGCTACTCGAACATCAACAGCTACAACCAGATCTTCGTGGACACCGTGCGGCGGGCCGGCGGGCAGAACAGTTCGCGGTGGCTGCTCGTGCCCGGCTGGAACACCAACATCGACTACACCGCGGGGAACTACGGTTTCGTGCTGCCGACCGACCAGTACCGGTCCCCCTCGATCCCGCGCAACGAGAAGCGCATCATGATTTCCGTGCACTACTACAGCCCGTGGGACTTCGCGGGTGAGGAGAAGGACACCATCACGCAGTGGGGCCGGGGGTCTACCAATCCGGCCCGGAAATCCACCTGGGGCCAGGAGGACTACCTGGAGTCCCAGCTGAAGAAGATGTACGACACCTTCGTCACCAAGGGCTATCCGGTGGTCGTCGGTGAACACGGCTCGATCGACAAGTCCTCGGCCGACTCCTCGAACAACCGGTACCGCGCGGACTACGCACGGGCCATCGTGGCGGTGTCGAAGAAGTACGGCGCGGCCACCGTCTACTGGGACAACGGCGAAAACGGTCGGCACGGGTTCGGGCTGTTCAACCGGCGGACCGGCGCGGTGACCCAGCAGGGCATCATCAACGCCATCATGAGCGCCGTCCGGTAA
- a CDS encoding FAD-dependent oxidoreductase yields MGAGPAGIYAADILAKSETPVSIDLLEKLPAPYGLIRYGVAPDHPRIKQIVHALQRVLERPEIRFLGNINYGADLTLDDLRRHYDVAIFATGAEKDRSLDIPGIGLDGSYGAADFVSWYDGHPDVPRDWPLVANSVAVLGVGNVALDVARILAKTADELLSTEIPDNVYRGLKGSPVTDVHVFGRRGPAQAKFTPLELRELDHSPNVEVIVHPEDIEFDQGSLAAIERSNQVRQVVKTLQDWAIRDPGARPRRLHLHFLHRPVAIVGDGVVTGLRTERMELDGTGDVRGTGAFHEWPVQAVYRAVGYLSSHLAELPFDHAAGVVPNEAGRVLDGADQVDRTYVTGWIKRGPVGLIGHTKGDALETVNSILADLPNITPAPEPNPDRVTELLIERGIEYTTLAGWNRLDTHELKLGLAANRERIKVVSREEMVAISSEMADRSTRISSN; encoded by the coding sequence ATCGGTGCGGGACCGGCGGGCATCTACGCCGCCGACATCCTGGCCAAGTCCGAAACCCCGGTCAGCATCGACCTTCTCGAGAAGCTGCCCGCGCCCTACGGCCTGATCCGCTACGGCGTGGCCCCCGACCACCCGCGCATCAAGCAGATCGTGCACGCCCTGCAGCGAGTGCTGGAGCGCCCGGAGATCCGCTTCCTGGGCAACATCAACTACGGCGCCGACCTCACCCTGGACGACCTGCGCCGCCACTACGACGTGGCCATCTTCGCCACCGGCGCGGAAAAGGACCGGTCCCTCGACATCCCCGGCATCGGCCTGGACGGCAGCTACGGCGCGGCCGACTTCGTCAGCTGGTACGACGGCCACCCCGACGTGCCGAGGGACTGGCCGCTGGTTGCCAACAGCGTCGCCGTGCTCGGGGTGGGCAACGTGGCCCTGGACGTGGCCCGCATCCTGGCCAAGACCGCCGACGAGCTGCTCAGCACCGAGATCCCGGACAACGTCTACCGGGGCCTGAAGGGCAGCCCGGTCACCGACGTGCACGTCTTCGGCCGCCGCGGCCCGGCCCAGGCCAAGTTCACCCCGCTGGAGCTTCGCGAGCTCGACCACTCCCCCAACGTCGAGGTCATCGTCCACCCCGAGGACATCGAGTTCGACCAGGGCAGCCTGGCGGCCATCGAGCGCAGCAACCAGGTCCGCCAGGTGGTCAAGACCCTCCAGGACTGGGCCATCCGCGACCCCGGCGCCCGCCCCCGTCGCCTGCACCTGCACTTCCTGCACCGCCCGGTGGCCATCGTCGGCGACGGCGTGGTCACCGGCCTGCGCACCGAGCGCATGGAGCTGGACGGCACCGGCGACGTCAGGGGCACCGGCGCCTTCCACGAGTGGCCGGTCCAGGCGGTCTACCGCGCGGTCGGCTACCTGAGCAGCCACCTGGCGGAGCTGCCGTTCGACCACGCGGCCGGCGTGGTGCCGAACGAGGCGGGCCGGGTCCTCGACGGCGCGGACCAGGTGGACCGCACCTACGTCACCGGCTGGATCAAGCGCGGCCCGGTCGGCCTCATCGGCCACACCAAGGGCGACGCGCTGGAAACCGTGAACAGCATCCTGGCCGACCTGCCGAACATCACCCCGGCCCCGGAACCGAATCCGGACCGGGTCACCGAGCTGCTCATCGAACGCGGCATCGAATACACCACCCTGGCAGGCTGGAACCGGCTCGACACCCACGAACTGAAACTCGGCCTGGCCGCCAACCGGGAACGCATCAAGGTGGTGAGCCGCGAGGAGATGGTCGCGATTTCCAGCGAAATGGCGGATCGTTCGACTCGAATTTCGTCGAATTGA
- a CDS encoding class II 3-deoxy-7-phosphoheptulonate synthase, producing MNWTVDVPVDTLPALPPLPPELRTRLDDALARPAAQQPDWPDPEQVRNVRAVLESVPPITVPPEIERLRDRLAQVARGEAFLLQGGDCAETFADNTEPHIRGNIRTLLQMAIVLTYGASMPVVKVGRIAGQYAKPRSSGTDALGLPTYRGDMVNSLVATPEARAHDPSRLVRAYANAGAAMNLVRALTSAGMADLHRVHDWNKDFVRSSPAGERYEAVAAEIDRGLRFMQACGVTDHNLETVELYASHEALVLDYERAMLRMDVSGETPKLYDLSAHFLWIGERTRQLDGAHIAFAELLANPIGLKIGPGTTPEMAVEYVQRLDPHNTPGRLTLISRMGNSKVREVLPPIVEKVTASGHQVIWQCDPMHGNTIEASTGYKTRHFDRIVDEVQGFFEVHRKLGTHPGGIHIELTGEDVTECLGGAQEISDADLAGRYETACDPRLNTQQSLELAFLVAEMLRN from the coding sequence GTGAACTGGACCGTGGACGTGCCGGTCGACACGCTTCCTGCGTTGCCGCCCCTGCCACCCGAACTGCGTACCCGTCTCGACGACGCCCTCGCCCGTCCCGCTGCCCAGCAGCCGGACTGGCCCGACCCCGAGCAGGTACGCAACGTCCGCGCCGTGCTCGAAAGTGTTCCCCCGATCACGGTGCCGCCGGAGATCGAGCGCCTGCGCGACCGCCTGGCCCAGGTGGCCCGCGGTGAGGCGTTCCTGCTCCAGGGCGGCGACTGCGCGGAGACCTTCGCCGACAACACCGAGCCGCACATCCGGGGCAACATCCGGACGCTGCTGCAGATGGCGATCGTGCTGACCTACGGCGCTTCCATGCCGGTGGTCAAGGTGGGCCGGATCGCCGGGCAGTACGCCAAGCCCCGCTCCTCCGGCACCGACGCGCTCGGCCTGCCCACCTACCGGGGCGACATGGTCAACTCGCTGGTCGCCACGCCGGAGGCCCGCGCGCACGACCCGTCCCGGCTGGTCCGCGCCTACGCCAACGCCGGTGCCGCGATGAACCTGGTCCGCGCGCTCACCAGCGCGGGCATGGCCGACCTGCACCGGGTGCACGACTGGAACAAGGACTTCGTGCGCTCCTCGCCCGCCGGTGAGCGGTACGAGGCGGTGGCGGCCGAGATCGACCGCGGACTGCGCTTCATGCAGGCCTGCGGCGTGACCGACCACAACCTGGAGACGGTCGAGCTCTACGCCAGCCACGAGGCGCTGGTGCTGGACTACGAGCGCGCCATGCTGCGGATGGACGTCAGCGGCGAGACGCCCAAGCTGTACGACCTGTCCGCGCACTTCCTGTGGATCGGTGAGCGCACCCGTCAGCTCGACGGCGCGCACATCGCCTTCGCCGAGCTGCTGGCCAACCCGATCGGGCTCAAGATCGGGCCGGGCACCACGCCGGAGATGGCCGTGGAGTACGTGCAGCGGCTCGACCCGCACAACACCCCGGGCCGGCTGACGCTGATCTCGCGCATGGGCAACTCCAAGGTGCGCGAGGTGCTGCCGCCCATCGTGGAGAAGGTCACCGCCTCCGGCCACCAGGTCATCTGGCAGTGCGATCCCATGCACGGCAACACCATCGAGGCCAGCACCGGCTACAAGACCCGGCACTTCGACCGGATCGTGGACGAGGTGCAGGGCTTCTTCGAGGTGCACCGCAAGCTGGGCACCCACCCCGGTGGCATCCACATCGAGCTGACCGGTGAGGACGTCACCGAATGCCTCGGTGGGGCCCAGGAGATCTCCGACGCCGACCTGGCCGGTCGCTACGAGACCGCCTGCGACCCGCGCCTGAACACCCAGCAGTCCCTGGAGCTGGCGTTCCTGGTCGCGGAGATGCTGCGCAACTGA
- a CDS encoding M23 family metallopeptidase, with amino-acid sequence MTRALLRLGLALAVALGGLAAVAQPAAAAPAFQLPFPCDQVWEGQTRTGHSPQNSVDFNRANDEGDAVLASAAGRVSRVANEGSTSYGRWIEIDHGGGWTSRYAHLSSQDVSVGTQVARGRQIGKVGNTGGSTGAHLHYEQRLNGDDVRITFNGSQILYFGSRSYTSRNCGGGGNPYTPEQVCGSGYGVVDQQALGTVGRTYLLYNNANGNNCVVTLKAVSLGTASAVSAFLEVQGEARSTDSGNFTHYAGPVRRAAPGKCVKWGGSVGSTAYTSGFEHCGS; translated from the coding sequence ATGACGCGAGCACTTCTCCGGCTGGGACTGGCCCTGGCCGTGGCACTGGGTGGACTCGCGGCCGTCGCGCAACCCGCGGCGGCCGCGCCCGCGTTCCAGCTCCCGTTCCCCTGCGACCAGGTGTGGGAGGGGCAGACCCGCACCGGCCACAGCCCGCAGAACTCGGTCGACTTCAACCGCGCCAACGACGAGGGCGACGCCGTGCTGGCCTCCGCGGCGGGCCGGGTGAGCCGGGTGGCGAACGAAGGCAGCACCTCCTACGGCCGCTGGATCGAGATCGACCACGGCGGCGGCTGGACCTCCCGCTACGCGCACCTGTCCAGCCAGGACGTCAGCGTGGGCACCCAGGTGGCCAGGGGCAGGCAGATCGGCAAGGTGGGCAACACCGGCGGCTCCACCGGCGCGCACCTGCACTACGAGCAGCGGCTCAACGGCGACGACGTGCGGATCACCTTCAACGGCAGCCAGATCCTGTACTTCGGCAGCCGGAGCTACACCAGCCGCAACTGCGGTGGTGGCGGCAACCCGTACACCCCGGAGCAGGTCTGCGGCAGCGGCTACGGCGTGGTCGACCAGCAGGCCCTGGGCACGGTCGGCCGCACCTACCTGCTCTACAACAACGCCAACGGCAACAACTGCGTGGTGACCCTGAAGGCGGTCTCGCTGGGCACCGCGAGCGCGGTCTCGGCCTTCCTGGAGGTCCAGGGCGAGGCCCGCAGCACCGACTCCGGCAACTTCACCCACTACGCGGGACCGGTGCGCAGAGCGGCCCCCGGCAAGTGCGTGAAGTGGGGCGGCTCGGTCGGTTCCACCGCTTACACCAGCGGGTTCGAGCACTGCGGTAGCTGA